DNA from Bacteroidota bacterium:
TCAAACAGAAAAAGCCGCCCCGGATACCCTGGGGCGGCTTCTGAGTGTGCGCTCGGATGGTCGAGCTAGGCCGGATCGACGTGGACCACCTTGCGGTCCTGGCGACCCCGGGCAAAGCGGACGGTGCCGTTGACCTTCGCAAAGAGCGTGTCGTCGTTGCCGCGCCCGACGTTGAGGCCGGGGTGGAACTTGGTCCCGCGCTGGCGGACGATGATCGAGCCGGCGGTGATGGCCTGGCTGCCGTAGACCTTCACGCCGAGCATCTGCGGGTTCGAGTCGCGGCCGTTCTTGGAGGAGCCTACGCCTTTCTTATGTGCCATGAGTCTGAGGGTCTGGAGTCGGTCGGACTAGTTGTTGCTGTCGAGGTTGAGGGCGTCGATCGAGAGCTTCGTGTAGGGCTGGCGGTGGCCGTTCTTGACGCGGTAGCCCTTGCGGCGCTTTTTCTTGAAGACGATCACCTTGTCGCCCTTGACGTGGTCGAGGACGGTCGCCGTGACGGAGGCACCGGCGACGGTCGGGGCACCGATGTGGACGTCGTCTCCGGAGACGAGGAGGACCCGGTCGAGGGTAAGGGTGTCGCCGACGGCGGCCTTCTGGCGCGGGGCGTAGAGCGTGGTGTTCTCCTGGACCTTGAACTGCTTGCCGGAGATGTCAACGATGGCGTACATGGGAGTGCGGGCTTGGGAGCCCTCGGCGCGGCGGGCCAGGTGCGGCAGGCCGTCCGAGGGGCGCGGGTGGCAAAGACTAGCTAAACTACGGCACGAGCGTACCGCCTGGCGAGTCCGACGTTGCGCAGACCCTCCGGGCATGGGGGAATTCAAACAGGCTTGACGCAGGCCGGCCCGATTCGGAATCGCGGCCCGGCGTACTCTGGCCTTGCTGCCTCTCCCGCCTTCCCGCGCTGCCGATGTTCATGCTCAGCTTGCCGCCCTCGGGCCCCACGCTCACCCCCGGCAAGGTGCTCTGCGTCGGCCGTAACTACGCCGAGCACGCCCGCGAGATGGGCTACGCGCCCGACCCACCGGCCGAGCCGGTGGTGTTCCTGAAACCGTCCACGGCGCTCGTCGCCTCCGGCGGCACGGTCTGCATCCCTCCGCAGTCGGACGAGGTGCACCACGAGGTCGAACTCGTGGCGGTGATCGGGCGGGGCGGGAAGAACATCCCGGAGGAGAAGGCGCTCGGCCACGTCGGGGCCTACGCGCTCGGGCTCGACATGACGGCGCGCGACCTGCAGCGCCTGGCGAAGGCGGCCAACAAGCCCTGGGCCGTAGCGAAGGGCTTCGACACGTTCGCTCCGCTCGGTCCGCTCACGGCCGCGTCCGAGGTCCCGGACCCGCAGGCGCTCGACCTCCAGCTCACCCTCAACGGAGAGGTCCGGCAGAGCGGCCGGGCGTCAGACATGATCTTTCCCGTCCGCGTCCTCGTGGCCTACCTCTCGCGCATCTTCACCCTGGAACCCGGCGACGTGGTCTACACCGGCACTCCCGAAGGCGTCGGCCCCGTCGCTCCCGGCGACGTGCTGGAGGCGACGAGTAGCGGCCTGGCTCCGCTCCGCATCACAGTCAACGGGTGAGTCGGCTGTCGGCTGTCGCAAGCAAAACCCACAAAGCTACCGAGGCTGCCGCACAACGCGCCTCCGTCTCACCGTCCACCGTCTCACCGTCCACTGTCTTCCGCTATGAAAATCGGCGACTACACGCTGCACGAAATCCACGCCGGCCGGCTCGGCCTCGACGGCGGGGCGATGTTCGGCATCGTGCCGAAGCCGCTCTGGGAGCGCCGCATCCCGGCCGACGGCCGCAACCGGATCCCGCTCGCCATGCGGTGCCTCCTCCTCGAAGGCGACGGCCGGCTCGTCCTCATCGACAACGGGGTCGGCGATAAATACGACGCCAAGTTCGGCGACATCTACGCCGTGGACCGCGAATCGTCGGAGCTGCACGGCTCGCTCGCGGCTGCCGGGTTCGGCGCGGACGAGGTCACCGACGTCATCCTGACCCACCTCCACTTCGACCACTGCGGCGGCTCGACGGTCCGCGACGCTAGCGGCTCGCTCCGCGTGGCGTTTCCGAATGCCACGTTTCACGTCCAGCGTGACCACTGGGACTGGGCCCACCGCAGCCCGCGCGAAGGAGCCTCGTTTCTCCCCGAGAACCTCGACCCGCTGGAGGCCTCCGGCCAACTCCGGCTTGCTGACGGACCGGGCCCGGTGGTCCCCGGCATCGACGCGCTCGTGGTCAACGGGCACACCCGGGGACAGCAACTGCTCAAGCTCAGCGACGCCGAGCAGACGCTCGTTTTCGTGGCCGACCTCATCCCGACAGCGGCGCATCTTCCGCCGCTCTGGGTGATGGCCTACGACATCGCCCCGCTCGACACCCTTGCCGAAAAGACCTCGCTGCTGGAGCAGGCCGCTCAGGAAGAGTGGCTTCTCTTCTTCGAGCACGACACCGAAATCGCCACGGCACGCGTCCAGAAGGGAGCGCGCGGCTTCGAGGCAATAGGTGCGTCGGGCGCGCTTGCAGGGTGACGTTCCGGCGGGACAGAGGTGCAGTCGGGCTCAGGGAGCCACCGGCGGCGCGCAGGCCGCGGGGGCTGGCACAGCCTTTGATCCTGGGCTCGAGCACCATCGCACGGTGCATGCAGCGGGCCGTGCGTGGGGTCCTCTGTCCGTGTTCGGAAAAAATCCCCTCGCCGATATGCATGGTAACCTGAAAGCCCTTACATTTGCGACTGGCTCACAGGGTCGTAAAGCCGTCTGCCTCCACGGGCTCACCGGGGGCCTCTTCTCCCGACCCACCACTTCTCTCTGCATCTCTCTATGACCGACCCCACCTCGCGGCTACACCCGCGCACCCCGCATTCGAACACGTCGGCGGATTCCCTCGCTCCTGGTCCTCTCCACCTCATGGTAGACAACCGCATGGTAGACAACCGGGACGCGCTCTACGAGAACCTGGTGACGAACCTGTCCCAGGTCGTGCACGGGATCAACAACCCGCTCGCGGTTGTCTCGGGCCACGCGCAGTTGCTGGTGGAACTGGCCGAGTCCAAAGGGCTCGACTCGGAGGTCGTGGGGTATCTTCAGAACATCGAAGAAGCCAGCCAGCGCCTGGCGTCCGAACTGGACCGGCTGCGGGACGTGCGGGGCGAAATCCGCCCCCGCAACGTGAGCGGAGACGGGATGTAGAAAGGAGGCTGCCGCCGGTACAAACGAGCCGGCTTTGGCGCTGGATTTTTACGGCAACCTGTTTAAGGGGCCGCAGCGGAAATCCGATAATTAGGGTGTATTCCCTCGCGCGTGGCGCAGGCAGGATTGCGCACTCGCCGCACGTTCGAGGGTTGCTTGCCGTCCCATCCCCAAGCAATCCCTAACTGATATGCCCTCTGTACCCATGGTCCCCGCGCACGAGCGCGAGCACATCGAGATAGCCGGTGAATATCTCGGTGCGCACCTCTCGGACGCCTACCAGGACCGATGGAATCGTGCTGTTCGAGCAATGGAGGAGGCGCGGGTATATGATGCCTTTCTCGAGTTCAACGAACTCCTAAAGGAAGCCGACCTCGACGCCGTGGGCCGCACGCACGTCCAGCTCCAGGCCGTCCGGTGCCTCCGCGACGCGCCGATCGAGCGCGTCAAGACCGAGCTCGCTTTCATCGAGCCCCACAGCGCCTACCAGACCGTCGTGCTGGACTACCGGCTCGGCTGGCTGATGCGCCACCGGCTGGGCTCCCCCGCTGCGGCGGAACAGTACTTCGACCGCGTCAAGGAGGAGGCCCGCCGCCTCGGCGTCCGGTCCTGGGAGATCGCGGTGCTGCTGCAGAAGGCGGACGCCGCAGCCGAGGAGGACGCCGTGGAGGACGCCGTCGAGGCGTACAACCGCGTCTACAACCTCAGCCGCCGCAACGGCTACGTCGAGTACATCCCGAAGGCGCTGCTCGGCAAGGGCGTGATCCAGATCAAGAACGGGCAGCGCGCCGAGGGCGAGGAGGACCTCCAGAAGGCCTACGAGCTCGCGTGCCGCAACAAGCTCGTCGGCGAGCAGGGCCTTGTGCTCCGCGCCCTGGCCAACGTCTACCACCGCGAGTTCAAGTTCTACGGCCTCGCGCTGGAGTACTACGAGCAGGCCCGCGTCATCTTCGCCTCGA
Protein-coding regions in this window:
- the rplU gene encoding 50S ribosomal protein L21, encoding MYAIVDISGKQFKVQENTTLYAPRQKAAVGDTLTLDRVLLVSGDDVHIGAPTVAGASVTATVLDHVKGDKVIVFKKKRRKGYRVKNGHRQPYTKLSIDALNLDSNN
- a CDS encoding histidine kinase dimerization/phospho-acceptor domain-containing protein, producing MVDNRMVDNRDALYENLVTNLSQVVHGINNPLAVVSGHAQLLVELAESKGLDSEVVGYLQNIEEASQRLASELDRLRDVRGEIRPRNVSGDGM
- the rpmA gene encoding 50S ribosomal protein L27, producing MAHKKGVGSSKNGRDSNPQMLGVKVYGSQAITAGSIIVRQRGTKFHPGLNVGRGNDDTLFAKVNGTVRFARGRQDRKVVHVDPA
- a CDS encoding MBL fold metallo-hydrolase; this translates as MKIGDYTLHEIHAGRLGLDGGAMFGIVPKPLWERRIPADGRNRIPLAMRCLLLEGDGRLVLIDNGVGDKYDAKFGDIYAVDRESSELHGSLAAAGFGADEVTDVILTHLHFDHCGGSTVRDASGSLRVAFPNATFHVQRDHWDWAHRSPREGASFLPENLDPLEASGQLRLADGPGPVVPGIDALVVNGHTRGQQLLKLSDAEQTLVFVADLIPTAAHLPPLWVMAYDIAPLDTLAEKTSLLEQAAQEEWLLFFEHDTEIATARVQKGARGFEAIGASGALAG
- a CDS encoding fumarylacetoacetate hydrolase family protein, which codes for MFMLSLPPSGPTLTPGKVLCVGRNYAEHAREMGYAPDPPAEPVVFLKPSTALVASGGTVCIPPQSDEVHHEVELVAVIGRGGKNIPEEKALGHVGAYALGLDMTARDLQRLAKAANKPWAVAKGFDTFAPLGPLTAASEVPDPQALDLQLTLNGEVRQSGRASDMIFPVRVLVAYLSRIFTLEPGDVVYTGTPEGVGPVAPGDVLEATSSGLAPLRITVNG